A window of Infirmifilum lucidum contains these coding sequences:
- a CDS encoding type II toxin-antitoxin system VapC family toxin — protein sequence MRASPVVADASVVLKWFIEEDYSKHARMLRDDHLYGRVTVHAPSTLMVEVANALRKYVARSVLTREQALRGLRVLYEAGIELEEVGSELLLEALGYSIDNNVTVYDALYVALARKLGTTAYTADEKLLGALRGRDDAVAHIQSYTPAR from the coding sequence ATGAGGGCTAGCCCGGTAGTGGCGGACGCGAGCGTTGTGCTCAAGTGGTTCATAGAGGAGGACTACTCCAAGCACGCGAGGATGCTGCGAGACGACCACCTCTACGGCAGGGTAACGGTACACGCCCCCAGCACCCTAATGGTGGAAGTCGCCAACGCCCTCCGAAAGTACGTCGCCAGGAGCGTGCTGACGAGGGAGCAGGCCCTGAGGGGCCTACGCGTGCTCTACGAGGCCGGCATAGAGCTGGAGGAGGTGGGCTCGGAGCTACTCCTGGAGGCGCTGGGGTACAGCATCGACAACAACGTCACAGTCTACGACGCGCTCTACGTAGCCCTTGCCAGGAAGCTCGGAACCACAGCCTACACGGCCGACGAGAAGCTACTCGGCGCGCTACGGGGCAGGGACGACGCAGTAGCGCACATACAGTCCTACACTCCCGCGAGGTAG
- the brxL gene encoding BREX system Lon protease-like protein BrxL: protein MSSDLFAKIRRYFGDYATDKNIASVVELSKLPRFVAEYLATYFSHKYPGDWERRLREFVSEYYYDVGEKELLKSRLVEDKVVRILDELRVWVELGSGEYRGIIRALDVSDAVVPREIANAYPITMVTGAWGLLTLVYDPSKIPRNRRGEALASPIIVSEFKPLQTASADLNVLREARQYFTFEEWVDVLVNTLGLNHEIYSLRQKLLILSRLIPLVEENVNLMEFGPRATGKTYTYRNVSAYTRIIAGGLISPAALIYNLRTGMPGEIAVRDCVVFDEISRVRFQNPDEMMAKLKDYMESSQFERGRQKGSSGCSLVFMGNVEVEKRPEGYVPVEDLTYELPKFMRESAFIDRIHGVLPGWEIPKIGRSKAFLSKGYGIASDYFSEAMHTMRKISYATEIEKYVELQGSITVRDEKSVKKTVSALLKLLFPDEAFDKKELKQVVEIAVEMRQRVRDWLHKLSPEEFPLNTLSFSIRG, encoded by the coding sequence ATGTCTTCGGATCTTTTTGCGAAGATTAGGAGGTACTTTGGTGACTATGCTACGGATAAAAATATAGCTAGTGTTGTAGAGTTGTCGAAGCTCCCGAGGTTTGTGGCTGAATATCTTGCTACGTACTTTTCTCATAAATATCCTGGTGATTGGGAAAGGAGGTTGCGGGAGTTCGTAAGTGAGTATTATTATGATGTTGGCGAGAAGGAGTTGTTAAAGTCGAGGTTGGTCGAGGATAAGGTCGTTAGGATACTTGATGAGTTGAGGGTGTGGGTGGAGCTTGGGAGTGGTGAGTATAGAGGGATTATAAGGGCTTTAGACGTCAGCGACGCTGTAGTTCCTAGGGAGATAGCGAATGCGTATCCAATAACTATGGTTACCGGTGCTTGGGGCCTTTTAACATTGGTTTATGACCCTTCAAAGATCCCAAGGAACAGGAGGGGGGAGGCTTTGGCATCGCCGATTATCGTATCCGAGTTTAAGCCTCTTCAGACAGCTTCAGCAGATTTAAATGTTCTCAGGGAGGCTAGGCAATACTTTACTTTTGAAGAGTGGGTTGATGTGCTCGTGAATACTTTAGGGCTTAACCATGAGATCTACAGTCTCAGACAGAAGTTGTTGATATTGTCGAGGCTTATTCCGCTGGTGGAGGAGAATGTGAACCTTATGGAGTTCGGTCCCAGAGCTACAGGGAAAACATATACTTACAGGAATGTGAGCGCGTATACGAGGATAATAGCTGGTGGTCTAATATCTCCGGCAGCGCTCATATACAACTTGAGGACAGGCATGCCCGGTGAGATAGCCGTCAGGGATTGTGTTGTTTTTGATGAGATAAGCAGGGTGAGGTTTCAAAATCCTGATGAAATGATGGCTAAGCTTAAGGATTACATGGAGAGCAGTCAGTTTGAGAGGGGGAGGCAGAAGGGATCTTCGGGTTGTTCATTAGTGTTCATGGGTAATGTCGAGGTGGAGAAGAGGCCTGAAGGATACGTGCCTGTAGAAGACCTAACCTATGAACTACCAAAATTTATGAGGGAATCGGCATTCATAGATAGGATTCATGGAGTACTGCCGGGATGGGAAATTCCAAAAATAGGTCGCTCGAAAGCCTTCCTATCTAAAGGGTATGGTATAGCATCAGACTACTTTTCAGAAGCAATGCATACTATGAGGAAAATAAGTTATGCCACAGAAATTGAGAAATACGTGGAATTGCAAGGAAGCATCACGGTGAGGGATGAAAAGTCCGTCAAGAAGACCGTCAGCGCCTTACTAAAACTTCTCTTCCCAGATGAAGCCTTCGATAAGAAAGAATTAAAACAGGTGGTTGAGATAGCCGTCGAGATGAGGCAGAGAGTGAGAGATTGGTTGCACAAGCTGTCGCCGGAGGAGTTTCCACTAAATACCCTGTCATTCAGTATTAGGGGCTAA
- a CDS encoding ribosome-binding factor A, with amino-acid sequence MDVHRGSSGVEVKEEFEKEEGISRRRKLALLLVGLLLSGIVGGMLWFYFSQRGNQTTDQTTTQNQGTNQTVTVPPSATTPAEDAKTLQLLKIGFSKEEANQFNSLFSNYAQQEYNQTHLDFAKHYQKNKDLSIAVFNITENFRDSNSVLNKTIDKPNALEFVQKYPPLIKNLNFENSLSLYSRNSTVFNELYRNVLNDPRVTMDRGKLTELASKLFLDLGYGDKVKVLDPSSGNYKEEHLKKSTIQALGNYSVAIYQSGLPKHDRNSLFLLGNATQINTDIVDFSPIVFKSVDGKHFYLTPNASRETWLTAEMLKRINTTGFNILKHPEMFLGLNGKIITNAYNLFDEPYGGSYLEKN; translated from the coding sequence GTGGACGTGCACAGGGGGTCTAGCGGGGTCGAGGTAAAAGAAGAATTTGAGAAAGAAGAGGGAATTTCGAGAAGGAGAAAATTAGCACTACTGCTTGTAGGACTATTACTAAGTGGGATAGTTGGGGGAATGTTATGGTTCTATTTTTCTCAAAGAGGAAATCAAACTACAGATCAAACAACTACACAAAACCAGGGGACAAACCAAACAGTTACTGTGCCGCCTAGTGCAACTACACCAGCTGAAGATGCAAAAACTTTACAGCTTTTGAAAATTGGTTTCTCGAAAGAAGAGGCAAACCAATTTAATTCTTTATTTTCAAACTATGCTCAACAAGAATACAATCAAACACACTTAGATTTTGCGAAACATTACCAGAAGAACAAAGATTTGAGCATTGCAGTTTTTAACATAACTGAAAACTTCAGAGACTCAAATTCAGTTTTGAATAAAACTATTGATAAGCCAAATGCCTTGGAGTTTGTTCAAAAATATCCTCCTTTGATAAAAAACTTGAACTTTGAAAACTCTCTATCACTTTATTCAAGAAATTCAACGGTTTTCAACGAGCTTTATAGAAATGTTTTGAATGATCCGAGAGTGACTATGGATAGAGGCAAGCTAACCGAGCTAGCTTCTAAATTGTTTTTGGACTTAGGCTATGGAGACAAAGTAAAAGTCCTTGACCCTAGCAGCGGGAACTACAAAGAAGAACATTTGAAAAAATCTACAATTCAAGCCCTTGGGAATTATAGCGTAGCTATTTATCAGTCGGGCTTGCCAAAACACGACAGAAATTCCTTGTTTTTGCTTGGAAATGCAACTCAAATAAATACCGATATTGTAGATTTTTCGCCTATAGTTTTTAAGAGTGTAGACGGAAAGCACTTCTACTTAACTCCAAATGCTTCGAGAGAAACTTGGCTAACTGCTGAAATGCTTAAAAGGATAAATACTACTGGTTTTAACATTTTAAAACATCCTGAGATGTTTTTAGGGCTAAATGGAAAAATTATAACAAATGCTTACAATTTGTTTGATGAGCCCTATGGGGGTAGCTACTTGGAAAAAAATTAA
- the vapB gene encoding type II toxin-antitoxin system VapB family antitoxin encodes MGTVTIGVRVPRRLKEELKALGIDYAREIREYLEMRVRQEKARRLVEEMEGLSREVGPVSGNLAAELVRESRDEG; translated from the coding sequence ATGGGCACAGTCACTATAGGCGTCCGCGTACCCAGGAGGCTGAAGGAGGAGCTGAAGGCCCTGGGCATTGACTACGCGAGGGAGATCAGGGAGTACCTGGAGATGCGCGTGCGGCAGGAGAAGGCCAGGAGGCTGGTCGAGGAGATGGAGGGCCTCTCGAGGGAGGTAGGCCCCGTAAGCGGGAACCTGGCCGCGGAGCTCGTGAGGGAGAGCAGAGATGAGGGCTAG
- a CDS encoding LuxR family transcriptional regulator, producing MKYLKVISRTCPRVPPDAYAHLGFRLQGGRVVHLVATSRGVEQVSLYCDECLFFRLSTCGYVYNVKVSRGLVTFVVAKNSAVRKLLRNTQVLRVEEVSHKDLLLTEKQRDALLQVAMGRKLGDLARELSVSKVAVHKLVKRALRKVALLI from the coding sequence ATGAAGTACCTCAAGGTTATTTCGCGCACATGTCCCAGAGTGCCCCCGGACGCTTACGCCCACCTCGGCTTTCGCCTGCAAGGGGGGAGAGTCGTCCATCTGGTGGCTACCTCCAGGGGAGTAGAGCAAGTATCGTTGTATTGTGACGAGTGCCTGTTCTTCAGGCTGTCTACGTGCGGATACGTCTACAACGTTAAGGTGAGCAGGGGGCTGGTAACCTTCGTGGTGGCGAAGAACAGTGCTGTAAGAAAACTGTTGAGGAACACGCAAGTGCTGAGAGTAGAGGAGGTGTCCCACAAGGACTTGCTACTCACCGAGAAACAGAGGGACGCCCTCCTCCAAGTGGCCATGGGCAGAAAGCTAGGGGATCTGGCCCGGGAGCTCAGCGTAAGCAAAGTAGCAGTACATAAACTAGTTAAGAGGGCACTGAGGAAAGTGGCCCTCCTTATTTAG
- a CDS encoding PD-(D/E)XK nuclease family protein — MAVLGSKVKARLNVCLNYTKPSTARGPGPGIHQEHENLKFQVSRVFEGMGYECELEAGVKREGESTGRVDVLCTKGDEILVVECKGYSSAGLSLVDLMQLAEYYYSYIREKPRGRNAKIKAFLAYRAAPGKVLLIEVSERVLKESKPDKVMKGFRGPGVFVVGDYCNYCVNKGCIVHA, encoded by the coding sequence GTGGCGGTGTTAGGTTCTAAAGTCAAGGCCAGACTAAACGTGTGCCTGAACTACACCAAGCCTTCTACAGCACGTGGGCCCGGGCCGGGTATTCACCAGGAACACGAGAACCTCAAGTTTCAGGTAAGCCGGGTATTTGAGGGGATGGGCTACGAGTGTGAGTTAGAGGCAGGAGTTAAGCGCGAAGGCGAGAGCACAGGCCGTGTCGACGTTCTCTGCACAAAGGGCGACGAAATACTAGTGGTAGAGTGTAAGGGCTACTCCTCGGCTGGCCTTAGCCTCGTAGACCTGATGCAGCTCGCGGAATACTATTATAGCTATATTAGGGAGAAACCCAGGGGGAGGAATGCAAAGATCAAAGCCTTTTTAGCCTATCGCGCAGCACCAGGTAAAGTCTTGCTAATCGAGGTTTCTGAACGCGTGCTCAAAGAGTCTAAACCCGATAAAGTCATGAAGGGCTTCAGGGGGCCTGGAGTCTTCGTAGTGGGCGACTACTGTAACTACTGCGTCAACAAGGGGTGCATAGTGCATGCATAG
- a CDS encoding HEPN domain-containing protein, whose protein sequence is MEFLRGNALKFLGLAEEMLERGDYGLAMFFVEQFFQLSLKYVLYRKYGDFPKTHSLRILFELTKEERYTEFYRENLDLLREIKLSHVASRYFDVEYSEGVARRAVGLARRFREVV, encoded by the coding sequence GTGGAGTTCCTGAGAGGGAACGCTCTGAAGTTCCTGGGGCTCGCCGAGGAGATGCTGGAAAGGGGGGACTACGGGCTAGCCATGTTCTTCGTGGAGCAGTTCTTCCAGCTCTCCCTCAAGTACGTCCTCTACAGGAAGTACGGCGACTTCCCGAAGACGCACAGCCTGAGGATCCTGTTCGAGCTGACGAAGGAGGAGAGGTACACCGAGTTCTACAGGGAGAACCTGGACCTGCTCAGGGAGATAAAGCTCTCGCACGTGGCGTCCAGATACTTCGACGTGGAGTACAGCGAGGGCGTGGCGAGGAGGGCTGTCGGGCTGGCCAGGAGGTTCAGGGAGGTGGTATGA
- a CDS encoding transglutaminase domain-containing protein translates to MYFAAKLNPWWFSYPQLEILRQLYPILLAALLTAAHLTRLNLSEFRFGGRQTAGLILQVVFKAFKTTLIKDLSLVFVIFFLLSIVLIPLFLQPVDSELKMFIAELRQSYALTDFRGIAHKVAGFIDTHVRNSYMKPESVFELDNHLSLLDNRLLKKFGFSRAHVIVFQGWGSCGQYAEVAWYIFSSLGLEARQVKFRERDHRWAEVRLNGTWYIFDPWYIGLHYNDKYMVPASELAKIPRFSGSYTVVEIRPEGTEVDVSLEHGYTRGGFGVIRTVVDLATG, encoded by the coding sequence GTGTATTTCGCCGCTAAGCTAAACCCGTGGTGGTTTTCCTACCCCCAATTAGAGATCCTTCGGCAATTATACCCCATTCTACTCGCAGCTCTACTCACAGCTGCGCATCTTACCAGACTGAATCTTTCTGAGTTTAGGTTTGGCGGGAGGCAAACAGCAGGTCTTATACTACAAGTGGTATTCAAGGCATTTAAAACAACGCTGATTAAAGACCTCAGCCTGGTTTTTGTTATTTTCTTCCTTCTGTCGATTGTTCTTATCCCCCTCTTTCTCCAGCCTGTCGACAGTGAGCTGAAAATGTTCATTGCCGAACTAAGGCAGTCTTATGCTCTAACAGACTTCAGGGGAATAGCCCACAAGGTTGCAGGCTTCATCGATACTCACGTAAGAAACTCCTACATGAAGCCAGAGAGCGTGTTTGAATTAGATAACCACTTGTCGTTGCTCGATAACCGCCTACTAAAGAAGTTTGGTTTCAGCAGGGCTCACGTTATAGTTTTCCAGGGCTGGGGCTCCTGTGGCCAGTATGCCGAGGTAGCGTGGTACATTTTCAGCAGTCTTGGGCTCGAGGCCCGCCAGGTCAAGTTTAGGGAGAGGGATCACCGGTGGGCCGAGGTCAGGCTGAACGGGACGTGGTATATATTTGACCCGTGGTATATAGGCCTCCACTATAACGATAAGTATATGGTTCCCGCCAGTGAACTTGCAAAGATACCGAGGTTTTCTGGGAGCTACACTGTTGTCGAGATACGCCCCGAGGGGACAGAGGTAGACGTGTCGCTGGAGCACGGTTACACGAGGGGAGGCTTTGGCGTTATACGCACAGTAGTAGACCTCGCGACGGGTTAA
- a CDS encoding coiled-coil domain-containing protein, which yields MAISAELYEFIVKVVEDKVRDIKVTREEFDKLAARVGELAEAQKRTEERLEVLTARLDSLAKRVEELAEAQRRTEERLEALARRVEELAEAQRRTEERLEKLVEAVDALRVQVGRLSEAVGFGLEDIARVVLPGWLYRHIGVEVELERGFVEVDGRLVEVDLYGEGTRGGERVLVVGECKSRIDGRDVEKFYREVYKPLSEQRAGVVGVLFGYVIYPDASRRARELGLHVVASYER from the coding sequence ATGGCTATCTCTGCGGAGCTCTACGAGTTCATTGTCAAAGTCGTCGAGGACAAAGTCAGGGACATCAAGGTCACGCGGGAGGAGTTTGACAAGCTAGCGGCTAGAGTCGGCGAGCTCGCAGAGGCCCAAAAGAGGACTGAGGAGAGGCTCGAGGTACTCACGGCTAGACTTGACTCGCTGGCTAAGAGAGTAGAAGAGCTTGCTGAGGCCCAGAGGAGGACCGAGGAGAGGCTAGAGGCGCTTGCTAGGAGAGTAGAAGAGCTCGCTGAGGCCCAGAGGAGGACTGAGGAGAGGCTGGAGAAGCTTGTCGAGGCCGTGGATGCTCTCAGGGTTCAGGTTGGTAGGCTCTCCGAGGCCGTGGGTTTCGGGCTCGAGGACATAGCGAGGGTCGTGTTGCCCGGCTGGCTGTACAGGCACATAGGCGTCGAAGTAGAGCTGGAGAGGGGCTTCGTCGAGGTGGACGGCAGGCTGGTCGAGGTGGACTTGTACGGGGAGGGCACTAGGGGAGGCGAGAGAGTCCTAGTAGTGGGCGAGTGCAAGTCAAGGATAGACGGGCGGGACGTCGAGAAGTTCTACAGGGAAGTGTACAAGCCGCTCTCGGAGCAGCGGGCTGGAGTCGTGGGAGTGTTGTTCGGCTACGTGATCTACCCTGACGCCAGCAGGAGGGCCAGGGAGCTCGGGCTCCACGTAGTAGCGTCGTACGAGAGGTAG
- a CDS encoding Eco57I restriction-modification methylase domain-containing protein, translating into MSFKGIDIDNIIHCIRDSVHSAHTEEDLRVRVSACIEEKIIKPLGITTYGKYEYTLVSGVRPDALYGHVIVEYKAPGKLSREGDIARAKEQVINYIMKEARSKEEWGRYLGIIISDRIAFVRYDRPRNQWILRGPYEISRETLIKVIEAIRGLSRKSLDADHLLEDFGSKSPVARQVVRVLYRKLSEALNDKKHAKVEVLFQDWLRLFRQATGYDPEKLKEIKELAELYSLAGKVNYDRLLFSVHTYFALIMKLLAAEVVYLYGRGKFLKSYVAELEDAYMQGGSEALRNMMTELEGGGLFRKLLGITNFLEGDYFAWYLEVLDEELADAVALVLRTLENYEPATPHLEPEFTRDLFKRLYQNLIPGDLRHHLGEYYTPDWLAELVLDEVGLTDEKLEEMGRDDPLKPLGIRVLDPACGSGTFLIAYLKRLRMYAEKHFLLDVLAEYALKNVVGYDLNPLAVLTARANYLLAIGDLLAHVKGEHELPVYLADSIMVEARSTLVGQVYVLRTAAGHFEIPVEVVEGNLLNEILGIIEETVPLKYSEEEFASRLRRKLGKDSNIVSALKDLYRTFRKLEEEGKDRVWASILRNTFAPLVKGKFDYVVGNPPWVNWENLPEEYRKISEFLWKKYGLLGRGRGLGKVKRDLAMLFLARCFDLYLRDGGILGFLIPFTVFKTQAGAGFRSYIASWKINMIHDTVTLYPFEGAVNRASAIVVEKSRPTTPSRELKVRHVVWINKYGGPIPTNMPLEEVLKVTRREEMVMMPLGKTPDAPWMQITEKAKRAVEKVLNYPAPRTYEAHAGVYTAFNQIYYVKVLDKDGYLIITNPPEPGQKKSAKQVTVKIEPDLVYPLIRGRDVKKWRVSYKDRYAIVPHDPKTGKPIPEENIKMNCPKTYEYFYTYKSELENRSIHRLWGKDNPFYSVYDIGAYTFALYKVVWKRIAGAITGKATEFACAVAGPKSILDVPKPVIPDDGTILIPLDNADEAYYIAGVLNSTIARAIIASYTYELRQETHIVENVKIPKYAGDDVQKRIAELSKKAHELAEEIYGKGRNYLTSELSRVESELDRAVAQLYGITEEELEEIKRVYNILRGEFSEEESEEEEEVFARPSVYFVKTDVRPGVRDYITVRVSTEGLGKLKLSLKAPWGMKELVLPDGEHKIEVPPLERGNYSVGYSWVCGEYSGEGSVDIVVGELKSPKRGFSQQFLGDI; encoded by the coding sequence ATGTCGTTTAAAGGCATAGACATTGATAACATTATCCACTGTATTCGAGATTCCGTGCACAGTGCACACACCGAGGAGGACTTAAGGGTTCGTGTGTCGGCCTGTATCGAGGAAAAGATAATAAAGCCTCTCGGGATCACGACCTACGGGAAATACGAGTACACTCTCGTCTCGGGCGTCCGCCCTGACGCTCTCTACGGGCACGTCATAGTGGAGTACAAGGCGCCGGGAAAGCTTTCAAGAGAGGGAGATATAGCCAGAGCCAAGGAGCAGGTAATCAATTACATAATGAAGGAGGCCCGCTCCAAGGAAGAGTGGGGCAGGTACTTGGGGATCATAATAAGCGATAGGATTGCTTTTGTGAGGTACGACAGGCCCAGGAACCAGTGGATACTGCGCGGCCCATACGAGATCTCCAGGGAAACCCTAATCAAGGTCATCGAGGCCATCAGGGGCCTCTCAAGGAAGAGCCTGGACGCCGACCACCTGCTCGAGGACTTCGGCTCTAAAAGCCCCGTCGCGAGGCAGGTAGTCAGGGTGCTTTACAGAAAGCTCTCCGAGGCGCTCAACGACAAGAAACACGCGAAGGTAGAGGTTCTCTTCCAGGACTGGCTCAGGCTCTTTAGGCAAGCTACCGGCTACGACCCCGAGAAGCTCAAAGAGATAAAGGAGCTCGCAGAGCTCTACAGCCTGGCCGGGAAAGTCAACTATGACAGGTTGCTCTTCTCAGTGCACACCTACTTCGCTCTCATCATGAAGCTACTGGCGGCCGAGGTGGTGTACCTGTATGGCCGGGGGAAGTTCCTCAAGTCCTACGTAGCTGAGCTCGAAGACGCCTACATGCAGGGTGGCTCGGAGGCATTACGGAATATGATGACAGAGCTCGAGGGGGGAGGCCTCTTCAGGAAACTCCTGGGGATAACGAACTTCCTGGAGGGGGACTACTTCGCGTGGTATCTTGAGGTTCTCGACGAGGAGCTCGCGGACGCCGTAGCGCTGGTCTTGAGGACACTGGAGAACTACGAGCCCGCGACGCCGCACCTGGAGCCAGAGTTCACCAGGGACTTGTTCAAGAGGCTCTACCAGAACCTCATACCGGGCGACCTACGCCACCACCTAGGCGAGTACTACACACCCGACTGGCTCGCCGAGCTTGTCCTAGATGAGGTGGGGCTTACCGACGAAAAGCTGGAGGAGATGGGAAGAGACGACCCCCTGAAGCCGCTAGGCATCAGGGTCTTGGATCCTGCCTGCGGTTCTGGGACTTTCTTGATCGCCTATCTGAAAAGGCTGAGAATGTACGCCGAGAAACACTTCCTTCTCGACGTGCTTGCCGAGTATGCTTTGAAGAACGTCGTGGGCTACGACCTGAACCCCCTGGCTGTCCTCACTGCGAGGGCGAACTACCTGCTAGCAATAGGTGACCTACTCGCACACGTTAAAGGAGAGCACGAGCTACCAGTTTACTTAGCTGACTCCATAATGGTTGAGGCCAGGAGCACGCTCGTCGGACAGGTTTACGTGCTGAGGACAGCGGCCGGCCACTTCGAGATCCCAGTTGAAGTAGTCGAGGGAAATCTACTAAACGAGATTCTAGGCATAATCGAGGAAACAGTTCCGCTCAAGTACAGCGAGGAGGAGTTCGCCTCGAGGCTCAGGAGGAAGCTCGGCAAAGACAGCAACATAGTTTCCGCTCTAAAGGATCTCTACAGGACGTTTAGGAAACTGGAGGAGGAGGGCAAGGATAGGGTGTGGGCCTCAATACTGAGGAACACTTTCGCGCCGCTGGTCAAGGGCAAGTTCGACTACGTTGTCGGGAACCCGCCATGGGTCAACTGGGAGAACCTGCCAGAAGAATACAGAAAAATAAGTGAATTCCTGTGGAAAAAATATGGACTTTTAGGTAGAGGACGAGGACTTGGAAAAGTAAAAAGAGACCTAGCAATGCTCTTCCTAGCAAGATGCTTTGACCTCTACTTAAGAGATGGTGGTATCTTAGGATTTCTAATACCATTCACTGTTTTTAAGACACAGGCTGGTGCAGGTTTCAGAAGCTACATAGCGTCGTGGAAGATTAATATGATTCACGATACGGTAACACTGTATCCATTTGAAGGCGCGGTGAACAGGGCATCAGCCATAGTGGTTGAAAAATCAAGGCCAACAACTCCGTCGAGAGAACTAAAGGTTAGACATGTAGTATGGATAAACAAGTATGGTGGGCCTATACCCACAAACATGCCTCTTGAGGAAGTCCTTAAAGTAACAAGGAGAGAAGAGATGGTTATGATGCCGTTAGGTAAAACTCCAGACGCACCATGGATGCAGATTACGGAGAAAGCTAAAAGAGCTGTGGAAAAAGTCCTGAACTATCCGGCACCCAGGACTTATGAGGCTCATGCAGGTGTCTATACGGCATTTAACCAAATATATTATGTAAAGGTGCTAGATAAGGATGGTTACTTAATAATAACTAATCCGCCAGAGCCTGGGCAGAAAAAGAGTGCTAAACAGGTTACAGTCAAAATAGAGCCCGACCTGGTTTACCCGCTCATTAGAGGGAGAGACGTGAAAAAGTGGAGGGTAAGTTATAAAGATAGATATGCAATCGTTCCTCATGATCCGAAGACAGGCAAGCCGATACCTGAAGAAAATATTAAAATGAATTGTCCAAAAACATACGAATACTTTTACACATACAAAAGTGAGTTAGAAAATCGTTCTATACATAGGCTTTGGGGTAAAGACAACCCATTTTATAGTGTATATGATATTGGTGCTTATACATTTGCTCTATATAAGGTTGTTTGGAAAAGAATTGCTGGCGCAATAACTGGGAAAGCTACAGAGTTTGCTTGTGCCGTAGCGGGGCCTAAAAGTATCTTGGATGTTCCTAAGCCCGTTATACCTGACGATGGAACTATACTCATACCGTTGGATAATGCTGATGAAGCATACTATATAGCTGGAGTACTCAACTCGACTATCGCTAGAGCCATAATCGCATCATATACTTACGAGTTGAGACAGGAAACACATATTGTAGAGAACGTTAAAATACCAAAGTATGCTGGCGATGACGTTCAGAAACGTATCGCTGAGCTGAGCAAAAAGGCCCATGAACTTGCTGAGGAGATTTACGGCAAGGGTAGAAACTATTTAACAAGTGAGTTGTCAAGAGTTGAGAGCGAGCTTGACAGGGCTGTTGCACAGCTCTACGGTATAACCGAGGAGGAGCTCGAGGAGATTAAGAGGGTTTACAACATTCTTAGAGGTGAGTTCTCTGAGGAAGAGAGTGAGGAAGAGGAGGAAGTTTTCGCTCGTCCAAGCGTTTATTTTGTTAAAACTGATGTGAGGCCGGGCGTGAGGGATTATATAACTGTCAGAGTGTCTACTGAAGGTCTTGGAAAGCTCAAGCTCTCTCTTAAGGCTCCGTGGGGTATGAAAGAGCTTGTGTTGCCTGATGGCGAGCATAAGATTGAGGTTCCGCCTCTCGAGAGGGGTAATTATAGTGTAGGGTATAGTTGGGTTTGTGGGGAGTATTCTGGTGAGGGCTCTGTCGATATTGTCGTTGGCGAGCTAAAGAGTCCTAAGAGGGGTTTTTCTCAGCAATTTTTGGGTGATATTTAA
- a CDS encoding PH domain-containing protein: protein MSTGKYGLIGRRVCEAKLDSIASSIVTQGLFGRLLNYGNIILSVPGHYAGSVPLLGVADPIRVRAIIEDACVRKAGQAK, encoded by the coding sequence GTGTCTACCGGCAAGTACGGCCTGATCGGCAGGAGGGTGTGCGAGGCTAAGCTCGACAGCATAGCGAGCTCCATAGTCACCCAGGGGCTCTTCGGCAGGTTGCTGAATTACGGCAATATCATACTCAGTGTCCCGGGCCACTACGCCGGCTCGGTGCCCCTCTTAGGTGTTGCAGACCCAATAAGGGTTAGGGCGATAATCGAGGACGCCTGCGTGAGGAAGGCTGGGCAAGCGAAATAA
- a CDS encoding EVE domain-containing protein: MAYWTLSGTYENWQLGVRRGVWGVKERARPLWEKVGLGDTVVFYAVRRGVVGYGVVREKFESGEPLWPEELKSGKAIWPLRLRIEVLGVFDPPRPRPRGMLVAFPINRLEEGVFRELVGE, from the coding sequence GTGGCCTACTGGACTCTCAGCGGTACCTACGAGAACTGGCAGTTGGGGGTCAGGCGGGGCGTCTGGGGCGTCAAGGAGAGGGCTAGGCCCCTCTGGGAGAAGGTCGGGCTCGGCGACACTGTCGTGTTCTACGCCGTGAGGAGGGGTGTCGTGGGCTACGGGGTCGTGAGGGAGAAGTTCGAGAGCGGCGAGCCCCTGTGGCCCGAGGAGCTCAAGTCGGGGAAGGCTATCTGGCCCCTGAGGCTCAGGATAGAGGTTCTCGGGGTCTTCGACCCGCCTAGGCCTAGGCCGAGGGGCATGCTCGTCGCGTTCCCGATAAACAGGCTCGAGGAGGGCGTGTTCCGCGAGCTGGTGGGCGAGTAG